One part of the Mariniblastus fucicola genome encodes these proteins:
- a CDS encoding AAA family ATPase — MQKAREQILGELSQVIVGQQDVVEQILISMFSRGHCLLEGVPGLAKTLMISTIARTLNLSFSRIQFTPDLMPADITGTEILEENKSTGARERRFMEGPIFSNIVLADEINRTPPKTQAALLEAMQERTVTVGRVRHELANPFFVLATQNPIEQEGTYSLPEAQQDRFMFKVYVDYPSFDDEFEVARRTTARSTHDVKSVLSGEDILRMQDAVRDVPVSDHVIRFALTLVRQTRIGSEGIPEFVADNVGWGAGPRAVQNLILGGKTRALLYGRTYVTTDDIVALAKPVLRHRIAINFAAQSDGMTTDDVIDQLIQNTPAKEDELTSDARFQKIFAS; from the coding sequence ATGCAGAAAGCCCGAGAGCAGATTCTTGGCGAGCTTTCACAAGTAATTGTTGGCCAACAGGATGTGGTCGAGCAGATTTTGATCTCGATGTTCAGCCGCGGACACTGTCTGCTCGAAGGCGTCCCGGGACTAGCCAAAACGTTGATGATCAGCACGATCGCCCGGACGTTGAATCTGAGCTTTTCTCGCATCCAGTTCACGCCCGACTTGATGCCCGCCGACATCACCGGCACTGAAATCCTGGAGGAAAACAAGTCGACTGGTGCGCGCGAACGTCGATTTATGGAAGGGCCGATTTTCTCCAACATCGTGTTGGCCGACGAGATCAACCGTACGCCACCGAAAACGCAAGCCGCGCTTTTGGAAGCCATGCAAGAACGCACCGTGACGGTCGGGCGCGTTCGGCACGAACTGGCGAATCCGTTTTTCGTGTTGGCAACGCAAAACCCAATCGAACAGGAAGGCACCTACTCGCTTCCCGAAGCGCAGCAGGACCGATTTATGTTCAAGGTCTACGTCGACTATCCGTCGTTTGATGACGAGTTCGAAGTCGCCCGCCGCACGACGGCTCGCAGCACCCACGACGTAAAATCCGTGCTCTCGGGCGAAGACATTTTGCGGATGCAGGACGCCGTTCGCGACGTGCCCGTTTCTGATCACGTGATTCGGTTTGCTCTTACGCTGGTTCGTCAAACTCGAATCGGTTCCGAAGGTATTCCCGAATTCGTAGCGGACAATGTAGGCTGGGGAGCCGGTCCACGAGCCGTGCAGAACTTGATCCTTGGCGGCAAGACGCGAGCCCTGTTGTACGGTCGGACCTACGTCACCACCGATGATATCGTTGCTCTGGCCAAGCCCGTTTTGCGTCACCGGATCGCGATCAACTTCGCGGCTCAGAGCGACGGCATGACAACGGACGACGTGATCGACCAGCTGATTCAAAACACTCCCGCGAAAGAGGACGAGCTGACTTCCGATGCCCGATTCCAAAAGATATTTGCATCTTGA